The Streptomyces achromogenes genome window below encodes:
- a CDS encoding class E sortase produces MQTSPGRWTPLGRRVPVVRHGTRRRRARCRRALWTGAELLVTAGVLVLLLVVHQLWWTNREAKDGAERGVAALEREWGSGEADGPQGAAGDGGPGAGTAAGGPSAGDEDGAGPDGRTGSSAGGAGDAGSGVPRPSQAYAVLRIPRIGLRVPVGEGTSKRKVLDKGYAGHYSGSQQPGQQGNFALAGHRNTHGEPFRYLNRLGKGDRVEVETRDATYTYLVDKVLPQTSPRDSGVIGPVPRSLAKPGHGYGVPGRYLTLTTCTPEYTSRYRLVVWGVLVAAQPRG; encoded by the coding sequence GTGCAGACTTCCCCCGGGCGGTGGACTCCCCTCGGCCGGCGCGTCCCCGTCGTTCGGCACGGCACCCGGCGGCGGCGCGCCCGGTGCCGGCGGGCGCTGTGGACCGGCGCCGAACTCCTCGTCACCGCCGGGGTGCTGGTGCTTCTCCTCGTCGTCCACCAGCTGTGGTGGACCAACCGGGAGGCGAAGGACGGCGCCGAGCGCGGGGTGGCGGCCCTGGAGCGGGAGTGGGGGAGCGGCGAGGCGGACGGTCCGCAGGGCGCCGCCGGTGACGGGGGCCCGGGCGCCGGCACCGCCGCCGGCGGCCCGTCCGCCGGCGACGAGGACGGCGCCGGCCCCGACGGCCGTACCGGCTCGTCGGCAGGGGGCGCGGGCGACGCCGGGAGCGGCGTCCCGCGTCCCTCCCAGGCCTACGCCGTGCTGCGCATCCCCCGGATCGGCCTGCGGGTGCCGGTCGGCGAGGGCACCAGCAAGCGGAAGGTCCTCGACAAGGGGTACGCGGGTCACTACAGCGGCAGTCAACAGCCGGGGCAGCAGGGCAACTTCGCGCTCGCCGGGCACCGCAACACGCACGGTGAGCCCTTCCGGTACCTCAACCGCCTGGGGAAGGGCGACAGGGTGGAGGTGGAGACCCGGGACGCCACCTACACCTACCTCGTCGACAAGGTCCTGCCGCAGACCTCACCCCGCGACTCGGGCGTCATCGGGCCCGTGCCCCGCTCCCTCGCGAAGCCCGGTCACGGTTACGGCGTCCCCGGCCGCTACCTCACCCTCACCACCTGCACTCCCGAGTACACCTCCCGGTACCGGCTGGTCGTGTGGGGCGTCCTGGTCGCCGCGCAGCCCCGCGGATAG